Part of the Ornithodoros turicata isolate Travis chromosome 6, ASM3712646v1, whole genome shotgun sequence genome, tggcgtcattctgaagacacaggggcctatgggagttgcactacctgtttagatataccttgtctCCTCTGTTCCTGCCTGTTGCCTTCCGGTTATTCGTCGGAAGCCGCTTAGCATTGCACCCATGGCGCGTACTTATCACTCAGCACCACAAGATAGTAAACTCGCTTACAGCGTCATAGCGCGAGAGGGATATGAGAAGTCACTACAGGGGAATCTTTTATCAGACGTCAACATGATAACGCGTACAAGACACGGTATCGAAATGGAGAGCAGAAGGTGGCTGTaccttattattttttttttactcgaaGTACCTGGAAACGTGATTTTGATAGCAAACATTCAAGACAAGAATGAGGAACGAGTCTATTGTAAGTTCCAATTTGCGATGATCAATTTATTGtattttcttcctcttttcgCCGATTTGCAGTATGAATTCTCAAAAGCGCTGTTACCAGAACATTTTCTTTAGCATCAATATATATACACGGAACGCACACGGAACCTCACGGTGAATGACAGTACCAAAGCGTTCGTCTGTACTACCGATCCTAGTGAACCTGAACTACACCACCGTCGGTATGAATCTGTGATACAAGCTTCTACATcagaaactgaaaaaaaaaaaaaatagaagaagaGGGGTGTGGAAGTGAGAAACTGATATGAAGCGCAATGATGTGGTGCAGTGCTACTTGGCATGTTGGGAACAACATTCTCTCCAACAACTCCACATCCTCTTCGTCTTTTGTCACGTTTCATTTCCAAATATCCAGTTTGCATGCATCGCGTAGTGCGGGAACAGGTTAATAGCACCACTTTTTGTTATGTGACTGCGTTGACATTGACTGGGCACCGACTGCACAACAGGCAGACATTTCGGGAGGCAAATGGGTGAGTGCCTTCCATACACActattaaaacagaacttcaccgcatagcacgctcctagacaaccaccatcccgaatgacatcattctgccccctgatttttatttattttttaaacgGGAGACGTGTCCCCCTTTTTTTGTGACCGACTTATGCAGTTATATTAGTCGCCACAAGGTGGTGGCGTGATGGCAACCGCTtgcttaagtgtcacaaaaagtcgtacACCCCGCGCTTTCAACAAGTGATCGCAATCATTATGTGCAATGGTTcaccgtgttatgtggtgaagttctgtttagaatcaccgaccctcacttcccacgaaagatcttccccgtggtatgcagacaatgtctccatcgattacgcacgggatctgcgttcacgaactcgcaactgttcaagatcggctccagggaggactccagttgcggacattGTAATCATCCGGTGACtatcgcgcatatcctgacagaatgccgtgcataccatactgtgcgggaaactcatcttgctcacgccaggcctggtatactgacggacgtcctcttccccgaaggttcttgtgcggaacgactttcaaaaactcgcggcctggtgcgctttcttcaagaaacgggcctagcggaaagaccactctagtgcacctctcacctatacagtgtgcctccgtcccatcagtatcggttatcctgcctatgcatcactttgaagtcctcaccTCCCCTCTCCCCTCTCTGTTTACGAGCCCCAtggcatcagtcgtgacgttgcccacacccgtgaggccgacaacgtcgagccctttcaccatcaccatcaccaccaccatctgtttagGAGGTCAGGGTTGTAGCACTCTGCACTTTTAAAACTTCTGTGTTAGTGTCGCGAatcaactgtagctatgagcggcgtacagacacgTGGACTGacggagaaaggacagcaggaaggagggggtaTAGGGGGGTTAgcgtgcgtcctaggccgacttcaggggagatgtgtgccgacatccatctggaaaGTATGCAAGAAAACGCTGGGAAAACCTCATACATGCACGGCCGGTGGTAGAATTCGAACCCTACTACCTGGGAGTCTCCAGAAGACCTTACAGTAACCGCTCACGTGTAACAAATTCAACCACATGGCTAAGAATAAAGACCGCCGCCATCAGAAGCAGCTATGTGCCAGTATTGCTTACAAAACATACCTACTATACACGAAACATTCTAACTATAGAAGCGGAAAATGATCTCTCTTTTTACGAACGAAAACTCCAATAAAAAGCGCTTCGGCACAATCTCAGCTGCACCCTGCGGTGCACGCGACCTTTTCAAAAACTCACTCGCCCCGTCGTTCATTAAAACCTAGTGTAAAAGCCGCACATCCCTATAAAGCGAAATAAAACTAGTGAACAGATGGCCAACTCGTTCACAGGGACCCTACCGAGCATCTCTTCCTCTTCTGGGGCAGTCGATCAGCACCACGAGGGAAAGTGAAACAGGAGAATGGTTGAGTAGGAAAGAGGGAAAGGGAAGGGAAAAGCTGTGGCCTGCGAAAACAAGCTATACTTGAATGAGGCTAGCGTCGTGTTTAACATgacaaaagggggggggggggtggagagAGACGGTGTGTCCCGAGTCAGGATATATTCCCGTTTGTGAAAGAGTAGGAGTAAAACATAGGCACGCGTATGGATACAGGAGCTTGTGTGTGCACCGTATACAGAAAGTGAAAACTACGTTTCACCCCTGCTATGGAGGCAGAGACATAGCATTTGTCGCTACATCTTgggtacatggtctggaactaCGTATCTTCAAGCGGAGGGTGATAACTAGATCGTGCGATATAAATAGGATATTATAACCACGCCCTGCTAGATGATAACCACGATGTCACAATCGGCAACTACTCGCCGgcgcccgtccgcacgatccgctaggggcgcaaCACATCGGCCCGCGAAGTCTCCATCGGAATTGGACAATGGAAAGTTGAATTACGAACGTGCAGGAGTGGCTCTATGCGATATGAAAGAATGCCGTTATCATTTGAATAATTCAAAAGGAAATAGATTCACCCGTTGCGCGccgtttgtaattaaaacatGGATAAAGGTGTCAGTTTGGAGGTTCCTCTTTTCTTGCTCCGAAACGGCGTGGAACGTCAAGGCTACGTCAACCCCAGCGCGTCCAATTCTCAGAGCAAACATATTGCGGGACCTGCCCCTTACCGCATTTCTTTGTCCAATCAACGCGTTTTTTTCAGCAATTATGCTGTCACCCGCTCGAAACCAGGAACTACCAGCAATCCTGCCATACAGAGACAAGATCACCGAGTGTCTGTGTCCGCCCCATTtgcgtatttttattttattttattttattaatgGGCAGCTTGACGCCATTACGGTTGGCAGACCGCTCATTATCAACGGCACTCCACTCCACTCGGCATCACAGTCCGAGTGATACCTTGAGTTGTTCGTGCACCTGCCAATCAGTGACGGGAGCATTACCACGTGACTCCAGATGGCGTGATGCGATCTCGTTCGTGGGTTAACGGGTTCAAATTCTGCAGGGTCAGCTTTATTCTGGTttatatatatgtttttttACTAACGCCACACAAAACATGTCAATAGTCATTTATTGAAGATAATGGTGATCTTTTGACGTAATGAACCCACTAAGATTTGGCTAAAGTAAAAGACACCatcggtgggattcgaacccacattctccgACTGCCGTAAAGTTGCTTGTGGGTAGAGCTGTGGGTGGAGCTACTGAGTCGTACGTGCGAACGCAGTAAGTTATAAGCGCGCTGCCTCACCTCTGCTGCTCGCTTTGTCTTTGTCACAGCCGCAGTTGCATCGCGGTGAGCAATTTCATCAAATGTTAACGGATCATGCGCAAGACAGTGGCGTATTCTACGGGGGCTTCGGCGAAACAGTTTGGGTGTGATCCGTCGCCTGCCATTCGTATAGACCAGTTTGCGCGCCTGACGTCCCActctagcggtggcgctgcagtcagcagatcgtctgcttggtgtgggcaaaacagcaATTAATTGGGGTGGTTAGAGTGATGGTTTTCATTCAAAGTGGGCATGTCGCAAAGCCGTGTATCCTTCGGGTAGACaacccgggggggggggggggggggggggttggcgAAATCACTTTCTATCGGTTTccgcgcaacgcagaacgaagaaatTGTTTGATCGTTGCAGTTAAACAGAAAGATTCCCTGACATCGCCTTTGTGAGATCCCCTCACGATAACTGGCACAAATAGACTATGAGTCGGTGCACGGTAGCAAATTAGTGCTGTTTTCAGAAACACCCCGATCAAATAGCTTgcctaaggtgaagtaattgtATGCTTGTACCTTGTACGCTTGTAGAGTATCGGCAGTGAATTGGCTCGGCGAACATATTAGATAAACTAGAATGTGATTGTGACCAGCGCCATGTTTTGTGactgggctgtccagttgtcgacATGCAGAGCAAAGGGATAGTCATTttgtataccgttcataaacaacttcgtCTTGTAGCGACACTTGTCTGATTCCTTCACAGCTCTAAGCTGTTCGGGTATTGTTGAGGGAGACACTCGAGAAAGGTGTGGCAGTGCAACGCGGCCGATGTGGCACATAAGGAAAGCATTTCGCACGTtgcgttcagtgtgttttgcccacaccaacccCACCCACGCGCAGATGGCgcctcttgtttgtaaacagtaaagCAAACAGTAAACAGGCATCATATGGCATCAGGTTGCATATTTTTGCGGTGATAGGCAACATTTCGTGAACGTATGGAGCAGAATACTTTTGATAAAGATGGTAGTAGCATGTTCGTTCAGCAGTTGCAAATCAAAGTACAGCGAAGTGGATAAGTTTGGCTTTTTTCGGTTTCCGTGCAAACGACTGAACACATAGAAGAAGAAGTCCAATGTTTAGTCGCTGCTCGGGCACAGAATAACCTTGTTTGGCCGCTGTTCCGTCAACCCTGCGCCCCCTGTCATTCTTCACGCTGTGATTTCGTTCATCTCGGCCGCGCATCACTTCTAGTCGCCAAGGCTTCTCCATCTGATCCGTCCTACAAATGCCCGTGTCCAATCGCCTTTGGGCTACGTGCCACTTCCTCTTGGCGCTCACTCACTCAGAGTGGGGGGAGGATGAGTACCCCCAGGTAGGTACAATGTTCATCCCTGATGCTCCATGAACTTCAGGTGCACATATGATCGGATTCGCCGGTGTCGGCTGGCCTTCGGtggcccagatgttgggagTATGGCTATTTtccaggcagtgagagccgggtTGCGTGCAcgtatcatccgtgagcagtcaaTATTTGGGactgtggagtgctctcgccgctggcttacagcgactcggctctttgatcatgatcatggtgagtggcatatcaagttctacAGGTTTGCCcgcccattttagtccaagtgccgtctgaattagtccaggtgcactctaagaaaaaaaaggagtaaaacggggagtaattgcagcttcttctcccctagtctgcaattactccccattttagtcccctaacccaacatttagtcccgacagttactccccaggactgcaaattgtcactaaacttcgcgaatggtctcctgaatgcgacagtctacactctaaatattttcacacctttaaaggtgtaaaattggtgtattctcatgtattacacctattttacaccctagaaccttggcttgaaaattttcgagggtgtaactataggtgaattacacccttttatgagatattgtcaggagggtgtgatgagggtgcaacagaaggtgtatttggaggtgggacaggctccattacacaggctaaatgtattcctgttcctgtacagtgttggagtgcttgtggtactcagaacttaagcttgtgatacaagttgtgatataaagaccaaatgcacTGTTACTCAGcatttggtacactgtcatctaacccctcaaggttagatgactggaaaaAAGTACCactatgtgataaagctgtattaagtgatacgtttgaagaccttcatgcctacgtaatgtaggatatgtatgctgcatggcataatgtcaaccgaataaaagcataactattcagttcctgtgattgtgtctgatatgtatgatgcccgcatatacccacatcaatcacctataacatgtgtgctgtgcaacatgtgtctgcaatgtcctatttttgcttcacacagggtacagctgagcagtatacctggaaagtattacaagttcagtgtgagaaaagtatattcttggctttttaaagaatattttgggcatggctgtgatcgaagagtgatgccaagatagccacaatgacactccaaagtaccaagcatgtgccttctgtaaaaactagaaacactatattttcgcagtgaagctgtaataatttccagctgcctcttctatggtttgcgggttacattacacccttccatacaattacacccttgatttcttgagggtgttctgttacaccttaaaaggtgtgcgccatgcacatgttcttttacaccctttaaggtgtaaaattatttagagtgtacgtaaatatgtgcccttggtcaatttgaacgacatcaGGCTgaataactcagacaacgtagcaattttccagaaacacagagtaaaaaacagttagcgcatctttttTAGCTAATTGTGCcatagtatggcgcaagattttatatcactcgatatatcacggttgacggtttgcttgaaagtattttcatgcatgcgcaccaattatgtacctgggactcctacaacagcgcgtgaaatgcagtcttcactctgtgacattcatttactcccgtgcatttactcccgaaagggactattttttgtggcaatgcaattactccccaaaaagagtaaaagtactcctttttttcttagagtgtgccaCCTGAAATGATCCAGTTTAacccgggtgccatctgaaataatccatgTGCTATTCAAATTAATatgggtgccatctgaattaatctaTGATGTTTTTAAACACTATAGCCGTGTATTCACACATGGGACATCCCCATggaatattctacagacatgcagtggcaggaaaagtaaaaagctgctgacgGGACTGAAGTTCTGCTGCActtatgttgagcatttgcACGGCACCGAGATATCAGGAGTTGACGAGCAgaagcatagcagacgacaccattggtcatgtcgtctgcaacggaatatcttgtgactgatctgcaggatattcccaGCGGTTAGCAGACCGCGAAAAGGCATGGTGCACAtaacagacgacaccattggtcctgtcgtctgcgaaggagTATAGTGTGACTGATCCGCAGGATATTACTCGCGATTAGAAGATAACGAAAAGGTATgacgcacatagcagacgacaccattggtcctgtcgtacactacggaatatcttgtgactcccTGAGAGACATGACGCACATCCTGCAACTATATGCGTCGTCTTTTCATGCTGTTTTAACCCTGGGGAACATCCTGAAGATgaatcacaagatattccttcgcagacgacagggccaacGCTGTCGTCTGTTATGTGTGTCATGTCCTTTCGCGCTCTTCTGCATGCACGCGGgtaatatcctgcagctcagtcacaagatattccgtagcagacgacaggaccaattgccgtctgctatgtgagccatgctttttcgtgctcttctaagcgcgcggaatatcctgcagctcagtcagatgatgttctgtagcagacgacaacaccaATGGTGTTGTTTGCCATTCTCCCGCTTCAACTCCCAATATGTCGGCGTCGTgggaatgctcaacataagacgcggCAGAATTTCTGTCCCAacagcatctttttttttttttacttttccttcctcTAGAATATTGTGCGGGGGatgtcgcttgtgtgaatacgcggttatagtgcttaaaaacacaatggattaattcagatgacacctggattaaattgaatagcacCCGGATTAAACGGAATGGCGCCCGGATTATTTCAAATGGCTCCTGGATTAAATCAGgcggcacttggactaaaatgggcgggaaaacctgtagcaactaggactgtactgcccccgtagcgactcttccggagtttcaggattgttcgcatggtatatggcacgtacaaaaagcaatctccctttggagcgttgttatctggtattcTGCGTAAAAGGGGCTatctccataggtagttctcctgcttgatgacaatacacacatctCATCCGTGAACAGTCATTGCtcgggtctgtggagtgctctcgtcgctggcttacagcgactcggctctttgatcatgatcaaggtgagtttcatatcaagttctagtaagcccactaggactgtactgcccccgtagcgactcttccggagtttcaggattgatCGCGtagtatggcacgtacaaaaagcaatctccctttggagcgttgttatctggtatgtaagatagagtgtGTAAAAGAGgttccataggtagttctcttgTTTGATGTCAATACGCACACCCTTTCATTCTGTGACTCTTCGAATCACTCAACAATGTTCGTTAGTTAGCCGAGCGGTGGCGCCAGGTTCTTTCTGAAAAGGCTTGTCATTGCCCGGGAACAGCATTcgcgaaagaagaagaagaacgtggCGACAACGTGGCAGGCGGGAGGTATGTAGAAGAGGAAAATTAGAAGTAGAACGCGGAACGAAGAACGCAGTTATTCTATCTCCAATGGAAGGAACCGCCTCTGTGGAAGGAAGCGCTGGTCGTGCGAGAGGGCGGTCGAGGGGACGTCAACGACTCGACCCAGACCGCGAAGCGCGGCGGCCAGGAGTACCACCAGCAACGTCGACGCCGCAATTGCCGCAGACCCATATATCACAGCCCATACTTCCACGGCAAGTGCTCCCGGACGAAAAGCGACGCTCATTTGACACGCTGTCGTTGTCCGATTCCTGCAACGCGTCACAGAAGAGTCTGCCCGCTGCTCCATTGTCCGTGAAGCCCAAGCTGCAAGTCGAGCCAGGTGGGCCCCGCACTTTGTTTACGACTCACGCTAATTCACGTTATTTACAGGTGTGTTTCGCTCAGTTGAAACTCACGCTCCGATCGAGAGACTGCCTCTTCGTGGGTCACGACGTGGGCGCTACGACGAAGTAACATTCTTGGCGACCAGACCGGCCCACGTGACCGACAAGACAGGGACGTCCGGAAGGCCTATACGCCTTCTGGCGAATTATTTTAGACTACTATCCATGCCGCAATACTGTGTTTATCAGTACCACGTGGATTTCGCCCCCAACGTTGAGTCGAGTCGCATGAGGAGAGCAATGATTGGAGACCACAAGGAGAAGTTCGGCAAGTGTTACGTGTTTGATGGCATGTCTGATCTCAAGACCCCAACGAGGTTAGAGCTCGAGTTGACTGAACTGTTCTCCAGACGCCGGAGCGACGGGGCGATGGTTTGCATCAAGATCAAACGTGTTCAAGAGCTCGCGCCGAATAATCCTGACTTGTTGAGGCTGTTCAACACGCAGATGAGGCGCAACTTAGAGCATCTGGACTTCGTCCAGATCAATCGCCACTACTTTGACAAATGCGCCGTTTCCTCAATACCACAGCACGGTTTGGAACTTTGGCAAGGCCTTGTTACGGCTATCGGACAGCATGAGACAGGAGTCATGATGGTGACCGATACAGTTCATAAGGTACTGCGAAGAGACAGCGTACTTGACCTTCTGGTTCAAATCATGGACACGGGAAGGAGCAACTACAGAGATGATGCCATCAAGAAAGTAACCGGTGCAATTGTCATGACTCCGTACAATAACAAGACTTACCGTGTTGACGACATTGATTGGGGTAAGAACCCGAGGAGCACCTTCGACACAAAGGAAGGCACAAAGTCCTTCGTGGATTACTACAAGGCGCAGTACGAGAAAGACATCAGAGATCTTAACCAACCTCTACTGGTTTGTCGGCCAAAGGAGAAGGACCTCAGGGCCGGGCGAACGCAGAACATTTATTTGGTACCCGAACTTTGCGTGATGACCGGGCTCACGGACGAGATGCGATCCAATGTTAATGTTATGCGTGATCTCGCGCAACACACTAGGGTCGAACCCCCTAGGCGTGTGAGGAACTTGTTGGAGTTCATCAAGCGGGTAAACAATGATAGCCACGTCTGCCATGAGATGGACCAGTGGGGGCTCAAGTTCGACAATTCTCTCGTTGAAATTTCAGCACGTGTGGTCAACCCTGAACGCGTCATTCAAGGCACGCACAGTTATCAGTACAACCCCAGCACGGCCGACTTCTCGCGCGAAATGCGGGACAAACAAATGCATGTGTCAGCGACTCTAGACAACTGGCTAGTCCTCTGTCCCCGCCGTGACCAGCGCAGCGGCATGGAATTTGTTCGCAACCTTATGAGCGTATGTCCGCCGATGGGTATCCGTACGAACGAACCGCGGATGGTAGACATGGACGACGACAGGGCAGGGACGTACGTTCGTGTTCTTCAGCAGTACGCGACACCGGACTGTAGACTTGCTCTGGTTGTTCTTCCCAACAACCGTAAGGACCGGTACGACATCATCAAAAAGCAGGCGTGCGTTGACATGGGTCTCCATACACAAGTCATTTTGAGCAAGACCATCAGCAACAAGAAGAACGTCAGGTCTGTTGCGACCAAGGTGGCGATTCAGCTGAACTGTAAGCTTGGAGGAGAGGCCTGGTGCCTGGAGATACCCTTGGCCAGGACTATGGTAATCGGGTACGACACTTACCACGACTCGACGCAAAGAGGAAGGTCTGCAGGGGCTTTCGTAGCCAGTCTTAACCGCACGCTCACGCGCTGGTTCTCTAAGGTGTCCTTCCATAACACACACAAGGAGTTGGGCAGCTCTCTGGCTTTGAATCTTTGCGTGGCTCTCAAGGAGTACGTAACACAGAATGCAGAGATGCCAGACAGAATAATCTTCTACCGGGATGGTGTGTCCGACGGCCAGATACCCCAGGTGAGTCATTTCATCTGGTACATACCGCCGGTTTTACCAACGCTGGTTATCTTTGAACAGAttaagggttgctaaaacttcaaGTTAACACGCCATTCTGTTTTACagacgttagttggtgacgtaatgaatattccagtgacaatgactccctttagtgaagcagagttaagcgttaaagggaccatgaaaggatatttgacaagcctatGATCATTTTCAATTAGTTCCTCTGTATTGAAgtattcactctgtgaaatatgaagttgaaaatcgttgaaatagcgaaaatattcgaCAATAACCACGGCCGTGAACGGCTGCTGCTACGACCTGCCTCCGATgtgaactggccgtgacatcatacacagaggatgttgccgattcgcgaaCGGGGttttgcgagcaaattgcaaaaCTTGCAATTTTGCAAACTACGCCATAAAATGTTTTAATTTGTAATTTGACCGGGGGATAAGACTATGtaatcgttgacacagaatcccaCCAGAAATGTAATGTaaccgttgactgtcagcatggctaccggagcacgttttcctctctgcACTACTACTTCGTCAGAAAGTATCTCTGTCGGTGGCCTTTCATGAGCTGCTGCGTAGGAACGATTCCTATACGGTGGTGTAATGGTGATGGTAATGGAGTGAATGCACATGTACGCAGTAAAATACAGTATTAGCATTCATTTTGCCAATGGTGTGTTTGTCCAGTGCAGTTCAGTTGCAGACGCTGCTCTTGTCCCCTGTGTAGGATTGGGAAGGCAGTTCTACCTGTAATATCAGGAGTCACCAGAGAACATGTATGGCTCCATTACTTCTAGAAGAACATGGTAGCGAGATGACCTTTACAGGTGAAGGGAACGGACTCAGGACgacagccgccgatatttcgaacggaaGACTTTCCTTCTGTGCGCAGAAGGACAGTCTGTTCCAGATATCGTCTGCCGTCGTCCTCACTCGAACATTTCTCATTGATTCACTAGATTTTGTGTTTCACCCAAATGTTGTCTCAAAATTCTGTTAAAAAAAACTACCTGTATGAGATTGATTGGGCTAGCGGTGCTTCTctcccgtaaacttttgccccgATACGACTACTTCGATCAATTTACAGTTGCGAGACATTGAATGAGCTTGGGCAAGGGAACGAACAGAAAGGACGACACAGTGTCGTCCTTTCTGTTCGTTCTCTTGCCCAAGCTCAGGTTTTTCATTAATGGATTTCACCCACAATCTCGTCTGCACTTATGCTATCTTATCAATTGATAATGGTACCGTTCTGTGCTATGATTGGTCGTCAGCGTGCCATGTAGTAAGGTTCGTAGCAAAAGTTCGCAGAAGGTAAAAACCGTTGCCCCGTAATTTTCATCCAgtagatttttaaataaaaatttgtgATACgcgaaacaccctgcataatcTTTACATGTGTACTTCGCAGGTGCGTGAATGGGAAATCGATCAGATCATCGTCTCGCTGTCCAGCATGTTCCCCAACGTCGAACAAAAGCTGGCATTCGTCGTCGTGACGAAACGTATCTCGACCCGCTTCTTCGCTTCTTCCGGCCAGGGGAGCTTCTCAAACCCTCCGCCAGGAACAGTAGTGGACTCTGAAGTGACGCGACCGGAGCGCTATGACTTCTTCCTGGTCTCGCAGAGCGTCCGACAGGGAACAGTGGCGCCGACCCACTACAACGTTATCTACGACACCACGGGGCTGAAACCGGACCACATGCAAAGACTGTCGTACAAGCTGACACATTTGTACTTCAACTGGCCCGGCACGATTCGCGTACCTGCACCCTGTCAGTACGCACACAAGCTCGCGTTCTTAGCAGGTCAGTCGCTGCACGCAGAGCACAACGAGAAGTTGTCCAAGACTTTGTTTTATCTTTAAGGGTTATTCTCTCTACATGGgggttttgtttttgtttttcgtttttattgGGAGTTGCAGGCTGAAAAGTTCTGAAATGGTTATATATGTATAGACTTATGTGTAGGTGTGTATCACGTTTATTGCAATAAAGATTGTACGACGACTGATCTGCTTAGAGGAAGGTGAACTGCGCATTAATACGGAACTACTACTTTCACTGTATGAATTT contains:
- the LOC135399296 gene encoding piwi-like protein 1; protein product: MEGTASVEGSAGRARGRSRGRQRLDPDREARRPGVPPATSTPQLPQTHISQPILPRQVLPDEKRRSFDTLSLSDSCNASQKSLPAAPLSVKPKLQVEPGVFRSVETHAPIERLPLRGSRRGRYDEVTFLATRPAHVTDKTGTSGRPIRLLANYFRLLSMPQYCVYQYHVDFAPNVESSRMRRAMIGDHKEKFGKCYVFDGMSDLKTPTRLELELTELFSRRRSDGAMVCIKIKRVQELAPNNPDLLRLFNTQMRRNLEHLDFVQINRHYFDKCAVSSIPQHGLELWQGLVTAIGQHETGVMMVTDTVHKVLRRDSVLDLLVQIMDTGRSNYRDDAIKKVTGAIVMTPYNNKTYRVDDIDWGKNPRSTFDTKEGTKSFVDYYKAQYEKDIRDLNQPLLVCRPKEKDLRAGRTQNIYLVPELCVMTGLTDEMRSNVNVMRDLAQHTRVEPPRRVRNLLEFIKRVNNDSHVCHEMDQWGLKFDNSLVEISARVVNPERVIQGTHSYQYNPSTADFSREMRDKQMHVSATLDNWLVLCPRRDQRSGMEFVRNLMSVCPPMGIRTNEPRMVDMDDDRAGTYVRVLQQYATPDCRLALVVLPNNRKDRYDIIKKQACVDMGLHTQVILSKTISNKKNVRSVATKVAIQLNCKLGGEAWCLEIPLARTMVIGYDTYHDSTQRGRSAGAFVASLNRTLTRWFSKVSFHNTHKELGSSLALNLCVALKEYVTQNAEMPDRIIFYRDGVSDGQIPQVREWEIDQIIVSLSSMFPNVEQKLAFVVVTKRISTRFFASSGQGSFSNPPPGTVVDSEVTRPERYDFFLVSQSVRQGTVAPTHYNVIYDTTGLKPDHMQRLSYKLTHLYFNWPGTIRVPAPCQYAHKLAFLAGQSLHAEHNEKLSKTLFYL